A section of the Leptospira semungkisensis genome encodes:
- the mgtE gene encoding magnesium transporter has translation MDETNSTKEISSTKAQPTSAEWMGSFSEKVENKDREYLKAFTSSNHPADIAEVLERLDVEEAFYVFKLCDSEMQSQILVEFDEDLQADLISRLNMQEISPIVENLEPDDVTNLISEVSKEKAEEILNSLDREDSSQIRKQLNFREYTAGRLMTTEFASAYETDTVRKAIIKLRRVAKETDDIYLLYVTDSENHLKGFVKLKDLFLAPLNQKTSRLVKEEVFSIHYDTDQEEVARMFRKYDLVSAAVVDDLDRIIGRITVDDILDIVEEEASEDILRMGGVSEEERLNTSVWDSIRRRLVWLIFNLGTATIASSMVSFFESTIQSLVFLAALMPIVAGMGGNAGTQAITVVVRNIATGDLGPSNWKVAFRKESIIGLINGITIGSITGLAVYFFFGKPALAVVIFLAMLANLIMAALVGACIPMALKLLKIDPAIASSIFVTMTTDTFGFFCFLGLATLFLQYLV, from the coding sequence ATGGACGAAACAAACAGCACAAAGGAAATTTCTTCCACGAAGGCCCAGCCGACATCAGCGGAATGGATGGGCTCCTTCTCCGAAAAAGTAGAGAATAAGGACAGAGAATATTTAAAGGCATTCACTTCTTCCAATCACCCTGCGGACATTGCAGAGGTCTTGGAAAGACTGGATGTAGAAGAAGCATTTTACGTATTTAAACTCTGCGATTCCGAAATGCAGTCTCAGATCCTGGTAGAGTTCGATGAGGATCTACAAGCGGATCTGATCTCTCGACTCAATATGCAGGAGATCTCTCCTATCGTCGAGAATCTGGAGCCTGACGATGTCACCAACCTGATCTCCGAGGTTTCTAAGGAGAAGGCGGAAGAGATCCTAAATTCACTCGATCGAGAGGACTCTTCTCAGATCAGAAAACAACTGAATTTTAGGGAATACACTGCAGGTCGTTTGATGACGACTGAATTCGCTTCCGCGTATGAAACCGATACGGTTCGAAAAGCAATTATCAAATTAAGAAGAGTCGCAAAAGAGACAGACGATATTTATCTTCTCTATGTCACCGACTCCGAAAATCATTTAAAAGGTTTCGTCAAACTCAAGGATCTATTTCTTGCTCCTTTAAATCAAAAGACGAGTAGGCTTGTAAAAGAAGAGGTCTTCTCCATTCATTATGATACGGACCAGGAAGAAGTGGCCCGTATGTTCCGTAAATACGACTTAGTCTCTGCTGCAGTAGTAGATGATCTGGATCGGATTATCGGGCGAATTACTGTGGATGATATCTTAGATATCGTTGAGGAAGAGGCTTCTGAGGACATCCTTCGTATGGGGGGAGTTTCGGAAGAAGAGAGACTGAACACTTCCGTTTGGGACTCCATCCGAAGAAGATTAGTGTGGCTAATCTTTAATTTAGGAACAGCAACTATAGCTTCTTCAATGGTTTCCTTTTTCGAGAGCACGATCCAATCTCTTGTATTTCTCGCGGCTCTTATGCCGATCGTTGCCGGAATGGGTGGAAATGCAGGAACTCAGGCAATCACTGTAGTAGTTCGAAATATTGCAACAGGAGATCTTGGTCCCTCCAACTGGAAGGTTGCATTTAGAAAAGAAAGTATCATTGGGCTTATCAATGGGATCACAATAGGATCCATCACTGGACTTGCTGTATACTTCTTCTTTGGAAAGCCTGCTCTTGCGGTGGTGATCTTTCTTGCCATGCTTGCGAATCTGATCATGGCGGCCTTGGTGGGAGCTTGTATCCCTATGGCCTTGAAATTGCTAAAAATAGATCCTGCAATCGCATCTTCTATCTTTGTGACAATGACTACTGATACATTTGGTTTCTTTTGTTTCTTAGGTCTTGCCACACTGTTCTTGCAATATTTAGTATAG
- a CDS encoding LA_2219 family laminin/E-cadherin/plasminogen-binding protein, translating into MIRALFFRISLIGLVVPLLFLLGACASSSVHKPDQPKGEVVPNPAGESEIVINEEGDEVKITTLDPQAFQAVSKDTAEYFRVYITSDSYKVRQIRGAKFIKRKVDKGGDALISEELVKYNRINFSDDGIILVILNGNTGAVETIRFNTRVPRINDLAKIIQNDVTRWSMEHSEEKPVVTKYQIHYTIKLENKSGTTRDGVKEDLKKEVIKRK; encoded by the coding sequence ATGATCCGTGCATTGTTCTTTCGTATCTCCTTGATTGGTTTGGTGGTTCCACTTCTTTTCTTATTGGGAGCGTGTGCTAGCAGCTCTGTCCACAAACCGGACCAACCTAAGGGAGAAGTCGTACCGAATCCTGCAGGTGAATCGGAGATCGTGATCAATGAGGAAGGGGACGAAGTGAAGATCACTACTTTGGATCCACAAGCCTTTCAAGCTGTTTCCAAAGATACTGCAGAATATTTCAGGGTCTATATCACGAGTGATTCCTACAAGGTCCGCCAGATCAGAGGCGCGAAATTCATCAAGCGCAAGGTAGATAAGGGCGGGGACGCACTCATCAGCGAAGAATTAGTAAAATATAATAGAATAAATTTCAGCGACGATGGAATTATACTAGTGATCCTAAACGGAAATACTGGAGCAGTAGAGACTATTCGCTTCAATACTAGAGTTCCTCGCATCAATGATTTGGCAAAAATCATCCAGAACGATGTTACCCGTTGGTCCATGGAGCATTCAGAAGAGAAGCCTGTGGTAACAAAGTATCAGATCCACTACACGATTAAGCTCGAAAACAAATCGGGAACGACTCGCGACGGCGTGAAAGAAGATCTGAAGAAAGAAGTGATCAAGAGAAAATAA
- a CDS encoding ion transporter, whose amino-acid sequence MTIDRFILKNIIKSLLEYSVLISFGLFVIYLDEIEFSGLNITYLIIFLAGVKSVYFFIKGFKKISEFSELEVRYYEFLVFIAVNISMIILSFGIDYFCLFRIDPKSFSGLPIEAANTALSFKFFYFSLMIFTNIGIIKIIPETTESEILVILEAIVSFITIIFVLSDFLSLKESLSRKKNF is encoded by the coding sequence ATGACGATAGACAGATTCATTCTTAAGAATATTATTAAAAGCTTACTCGAATACAGCGTGTTGATTTCCTTCGGACTATTCGTTATCTACTTGGACGAGATCGAATTTTCAGGGTTAAATATCACGTATCTCATCATTTTTCTCGCGGGCGTAAAATCGGTGTATTTCTTTATCAAAGGTTTCAAGAAGATCTCCGAGTTCTCTGAGCTGGAAGTTAGATATTATGAATTTTTGGTGTTCATTGCTGTAAACATCAGCATGATCATTTTGTCTTTTGGAATAGACTATTTCTGTCTCTTTCGGATCGATCCTAAGTCTTTCTCCGGATTGCCGATCGAGGCTGCGAATACAGCGCTTTCTTTTAAGTTCTTCTATTTTAGTTTAATGATCTTCACGAATATAGGGATCATTAAGATTATTCCTGAGACGACTGAATCCGAGATTTTAGTGATCTTGGAAGCGATTGTTTCCTTTATCACGATTATTTTTGTTTTATCCGATTTTCTTAGCTTAAAGGAATCCTTAAGTAGAAAGAAAAATTTCTGA
- a CDS encoding patatin-like phospholipase family protein gives MKRILQIDGGGILGIMPAMVLIRLEALLQKVKKKSLAESFDLITGSSTGAIIGGAVAAGVPIQTIADLYIKKGASLFTSRTKWNPGNWLRPKYDRTPFISELNSTRTSDGKLLGELKMKDLKTSFMATAFNLCSQRTHFLKSWDKADKNRPVAEVITWSALSAAYYFGKINVPDFKWTNYSPDGSEKTETGAVFQDGGQGINNNTIHYIHTEILANDWEAKGSLIISLGTGNVSPYVTYAEASKTDFIEQIAKYPFQARNESTMAQVLEARYISQMNRAMKFHRFDTLIQQEENQLDKVELIDRFVEYGRKMADTLDETFVKKNF, from the coding sequence ATGAAAAGAATATTACAAATCGATGGTGGAGGGATTTTAGGGATCATGCCCGCTATGGTATTGATCCGATTAGAAGCTTTACTCCAAAAAGTTAAGAAAAAAAGTTTAGCAGAATCTTTTGATCTAATAACCGGTTCTTCTACCGGAGCGATTATAGGCGGAGCGGTGGCCGCAGGAGTTCCTATCCAGACGATCGCCGATCTCTATATTAAAAAAGGTGCAAGTTTATTTACCTCTAGGACAAAATGGAATCCTGGAAATTGGTTGAGACCTAAATATGATCGAACTCCTTTTATTTCTGAATTAAATTCTACTCGGACTTCCGATGGAAAATTGCTGGGAGAGCTTAAGATGAAGGATTTGAAAACTTCCTTCATGGCCACTGCTTTTAACCTTTGCTCCCAAAGGACCCATTTCTTAAAATCCTGGGATAAAGCAGATAAGAATCGGCCAGTTGCGGAGGTGATTACATGGTCTGCTTTATCAGCAGCGTATTACTTTGGAAAGATCAATGTTCCTGATTTTAAATGGACTAACTATTCTCCAGACGGTTCTGAAAAAACGGAAACGGGCGCAGTTTTTCAGGATGGAGGGCAAGGAATCAATAATAATACGATCCATTATATTCATACCGAAATCCTTGCGAACGATTGGGAGGCTAAAGGAAGTTTGATCATTTCACTCGGAACTGGGAATGTAAGCCCGTACGTTACATACGCCGAAGCCTCTAAAACTGATTTCATTGAACAGATCGCCAAATATCCATTTCAAGCAAGAAATGAGTCTACGATGGCCCAGGTATTAGAGGCTAGATATATTTCTCAAATGAATCGGGCCATGAAATTTCACCGTTTTGATACCCTGATCCAGCAGGAAGAAAATCAATTAGATAAAGTGGAACTCATTGACCGATTTGTAGAATATGGCAGGAAAATGGCGGATACTCTGGATGAGACTTTCGTTAAAAAGAATTTTTGA
- a CDS encoding DNA-binding protein codes for MAKDLITEGERLGLAVTLLTNVKEVSQYLQRSETTVYRWINGNVETPESVLNQLLFKFGISKIFVRTGKGQEKAELEELLPVFHKEFGSWVKTNTNLSEVKNAQLARIVNLSETLEEIDQDLVSRFCIKLFSEKKNRLFRNLISVMFDLPSEGYEDILEAALKVERKVIRKKK; via the coding sequence ATGGCTAAAGATCTGATTACCGAAGGCGAAAGACTCGGATTAGCGGTAACTCTACTGACGAATGTCAAGGAAGTCTCTCAGTACTTGCAAAGGTCCGAAACCACAGTGTATCGATGGATCAATGGGAATGTAGAGACACCTGAATCCGTTCTAAATCAGCTTTTGTTTAAGTTTGGGATCTCAAAGATATTTGTTAGGACCGGAAAAGGACAAGAAAAGGCGGAGCTCGAAGAGCTATTGCCTGTCTTTCATAAGGAATTCGGTTCCTGGGTAAAAACAAATACCAATTTATCTGAAGTAAAGAATGCTCAGCTTGCGAGAATCGTAAATCTTAGCGAAACCTTAGAAGAGATCGATCAGGATCTTGTAAGTAGATTCTGTATTAAATTGTTCAGTGAAAAGAAAAACCGGCTCTTTCGAAATTTGATCTCAGTCATGTTTGATCTGCCTAGCGAAGGGTACGAAGATATCTTAGAAGCAGCTCTTAAGGTAGAGAGAAAAGTAATTCGAAAAAAGAAATGA
- a CDS encoding c-type cytochrome, which translates to MKRIQKIIGAIFLLIPILAIGSLYVAFPKMRPPEEIQAKQDRGNIERGRYLANHVSACIDCHSTRDWQKFSGPLLPESIGEGGEIFDQKIGFPGSFVAPNITPASLGTWTDGEVLRAIASGISKDGRPLFPVMPHPLYGKMAKEDLLSIISYLRTLQPIQKANGASKPDFPFILILRTIPEPAEYGESPKREDRIAYGKYLFNAAACSECHTKKEKGQPVAGMELAGGFEFPLPNGTKTVSANITPDKETGIGHWSEERFVERFKSMEPPRYQPHPVKEGETQTIMPWTMYAGMTKDDLAAIFAYLQTVRPIFNKI; encoded by the coding sequence ATGAAAAGAATTCAAAAGATCATTGGAGCAATCTTCTTGCTCATACCAATTTTAGCGATTGGGTCCTTATACGTTGCTTTTCCAAAAATGAGACCGCCAGAAGAGATTCAGGCAAAACAAGATCGAGGGAATATTGAAAGAGGAAGATATCTTGCAAATCATGTTTCCGCCTGTATCGATTGCCATTCCACAAGAGATTGGCAGAAATTTTCAGGACCATTGCTTCCTGAATCCATCGGAGAAGGCGGGGAGATCTTTGACCAAAAGATCGGTTTTCCAGGCTCGTTTGTAGCTCCGAACATTACTCCTGCTTCGCTTGGAACTTGGACGGATGGAGAAGTGCTTCGTGCAATCGCGAGTGGTATTAGTAAGGATGGCCGTCCTCTTTTTCCAGTCATGCCACATCCTCTTTACGGTAAGATGGCAAAGGAAGATTTGCTTTCTATCATTTCCTACTTAAGAACACTTCAACCTATCCAAAAAGCAAACGGTGCTTCCAAACCAGACTTTCCTTTTATTCTAATTTTAAGAACCATTCCCGAGCCTGCAGAATATGGAGAGTCACCTAAACGTGAGGATAGGATCGCTTACGGTAAGTATTTATTCAATGCAGCTGCTTGTTCCGAGTGCCACACGAAGAAAGAAAAAGGCCAGCCGGTTGCAGGTATGGAACTAGCTGGAGGTTTCGAATTTCCCTTGCCGAACGGAACTAAGACCGTTTCTGCGAATATTACCCCGGATAAAGAAACCGGTATCGGGCATTGGTCTGAGGAAAGATTTGTGGAACGATTCAAGAGTATGGAGCCACCTCGTTACCAACCTCATCCAGTAAAAGAGGGTGAAACTCAAACCATCATGCCTTGGACTATGTATGCAGGAATGACTAAGGACGATTTGGCGGCGATCTTTGCTTACTTGCAAACGGTCCGTCCTATCTTCAATAAGATCTAA
- the mgtA gene encoding magnesium-translocating P-type ATPase — MNETNSLSSFWSLSPENCLKELDSSLKGLSNAEAKERLSRFGENRLTAKEKTSALGLLLNQFKSPIILLLFMAAGLSVIVQDAADAIIILGIVLASGLLGFWQEYGAMNAVEKLLAMVQITVSVFREGSATELPLDNIVPGDILNLSAGNIIPADSILLESKDLFVNEATLTGETFPVEKSVNELPPETPLAKRINSLWMGTHIISGQAKALVVKTGKDTEFGSISERLKLRPPENEFEVGVKKFGYFLLHITLLLVLGIFVINVFLERPVLDAFLFSLALSVGLTPQLLPAIISINLSHGAKKMAENKVIVKRLSAIENFGNMNVICSDKTGTLTEGTVQFHSSLNSNGDKSEEVSLHAFINASFETGFINSIDEAIRKDLNYDLSDYTKTDEIPYDFIRKRLSILVSHKGSHLLVTKGALTNILDVCKFVREGQSAQVSLEAVREKIQKLYEDLSAQGFRILGIASKQIGSSSRVSKSDEEGMVFLGLLVFHDPPKPKVHETIASLRNLGVSLKVITGDNRHVARSLCSQIGLDQPKALYGEELNRVSDEALIHLVGDVNIFAEIEPNCKERIIIALKKAGNVVGYIGDGINDVSALHSADVGISVETAVDVAKNAADIVLLEKDLEVLVEGVKQGRVTFANTLKYVFMATSANFGNMFSMAGASLFLPFLPLLPKQILLTNFLTDFPEMTIATDQVDTEMISSPKRWDISVIRKFMLVFGLVSSFFDYLTFGVLQWVLHVDPEQFRSGWFIESVVSASLIVLVIRTRNLFFRSKPGRPLFIVTLLVIFATILLPYTPIAEVFELAPLPLEFLGILFGIILLYVTMAEVAKHFFYKRVKI; from the coding sequence ATGAATGAAACGAATTCTCTCTCCTCATTTTGGTCCCTATCTCCTGAAAACTGTCTAAAGGAACTAGATTCCTCTCTGAAAGGTTTGTCCAATGCTGAGGCCAAAGAGCGCCTAAGTAGATTTGGAGAGAATCGATTGACTGCTAAGGAAAAAACTTCCGCTCTCGGCCTTTTGCTGAATCAATTCAAGAGCCCGATCATTCTTCTTCTTTTTATGGCAGCGGGGCTCTCCGTTATCGTTCAGGACGCAGCAGATGCGATCATCATTTTAGGAATCGTTTTGGCGAGCGGACTCTTGGGTTTTTGGCAGGAATACGGCGCCATGAATGCGGTCGAAAAACTTCTCGCAATGGTGCAAATCACGGTATCCGTTTTCAGAGAGGGCTCTGCGACTGAATTACCTTTAGATAATATAGTTCCCGGCGATATTTTAAATTTAAGTGCGGGGAATATCATTCCTGCAGACAGCATTCTTCTGGAATCCAAGGATCTGTTCGTGAATGAGGCGACTCTCACTGGAGAGACCTTTCCTGTAGAAAAGTCGGTAAATGAACTTCCTCCAGAGACTCCTTTGGCAAAGAGGATCAATTCTCTTTGGATGGGAACTCATATCATTAGCGGCCAGGCAAAGGCCTTAGTCGTAAAGACAGGCAAGGATACAGAATTCGGAAGTATCTCCGAAAGATTGAAATTGCGACCTCCCGAAAACGAATTCGAAGTAGGAGTAAAGAAGTTCGGATACTTTCTTCTTCATATTACTTTGCTTTTAGTGCTTGGTATTTTTGTGATTAACGTGTTTTTAGAGCGTCCTGTTCTGGATGCGTTTCTCTTTTCTCTCGCGCTTTCCGTAGGTTTAACTCCTCAACTCTTACCTGCAATCATTAGCATCAATCTTTCTCATGGTGCCAAGAAAATGGCGGAGAATAAGGTAATCGTAAAGCGTCTGTCCGCGATCGAGAATTTCGGAAATATGAATGTGATCTGTTCTGATAAGACCGGAACTCTTACGGAAGGAACCGTGCAATTCCATTCTTCTCTAAACTCGAATGGAGACAAAAGTGAGGAAGTTTCTCTTCACGCATTCATTAATGCATCCTTCGAGACTGGTTTTATCAATTCGATTGATGAGGCGATCCGTAAGGATCTAAATTATGATCTATCCGATTATACCAAGACGGATGAAATCCCTTATGATTTTATTCGAAAAAGATTAAGTATCCTAGTGTCTCACAAAGGATCTCATCTTTTGGTCACTAAGGGTGCTCTTACGAATATTCTGGATGTTTGCAAGTTCGTAAGGGAAGGCCAGAGTGCTCAAGTTTCCTTGGAAGCAGTTCGGGAGAAAATACAAAAGTTATACGAGGATCTGAGTGCACAAGGATTTCGGATCTTGGGAATTGCAAGCAAGCAAATAGGAAGTTCCTCCCGGGTATCTAAATCCGATGAAGAAGGAATGGTGTTTTTAGGTTTATTAGTTTTTCATGATCCACCTAAACCAAAAGTGCATGAGACCATCGCTTCTTTACGTAATCTGGGAGTTTCTTTAAAGGTAATTACGGGTGATAACCGACATGTGGCTCGATCCCTTTGTTCGCAAATAGGACTCGATCAGCCCAAAGCCTTGTATGGAGAAGAGTTGAATCGTGTTAGCGATGAGGCTTTGATCCATTTAGTAGGCGATGTGAATATATTTGCTGAGATAGAACCAAATTGCAAAGAAAGGATCATTATCGCTCTCAAGAAAGCCGGAAACGTTGTAGGTTATATCGGAGATGGGATCAACGATGTATCAGCTCTTCATTCCGCAGATGTGGGAATCTCAGTCGAGACAGCGGTAGACGTTGCCAAGAATGCAGCAGATATAGTTCTATTAGAAAAAGATCTAGAAGTATTAGTAGAAGGGGTCAAGCAAGGGAGAGTTACATTTGCAAATACCTTAAAATACGTCTTCATGGCAACCAGCGCCAATTTCGGAAATATGTTTAGTATGGCGGGAGCATCCTTGTTTCTTCCTTTCTTACCTTTACTTCCGAAACAGATCTTGCTTACAAATTTTTTGACCGATTTTCCGGAGATGACGATTGCAACGGATCAAGTAGATACAGAAATGATCTCTTCTCCCAAACGCTGGGATATTTCTGTGATTCGAAAATTCATGCTCGTATTCGGATTAGTCAGTTCCTTCTTCGATTATTTAACCTTCGGAGTTTTACAGTGGGTCTTGCATGTGGACCCTGAGCAATTCAGGAGTGGTTGGTTTATAGAATCCGTTGTTTCGGCTTCTCTCATCGTGCTTGTGATACGGACTAGAAATCTATTCTTTCGAAGTAAACCAGGAAGACCATTGTTCATTGTGACTTTGCTCGTGATCTTTGCCACCATCCTTCTTCCTTATACTCCAATTGCGGAGGTGTTTGAGTTAGCACCATTGCCGTTAGAGTTCTTGGGAATCCTGTTTGGGATCATATTACTTTATGTGACCATGGCGGAAGTAGCCAAACATTTCTTTTATAAAAGAGTCAAGATCTAG
- the mdtD gene encoding multidrug transporter subunit MdtD, producing the protein MASDEKNSKILLWLVACGFFVQTLDSTIVNTAIPAIASSLGTSPLKMQSVVVVYLLTMAMIIPASGWIADKFGTRQVYIGALSLFVIGSLFCAASQNLTHLVLARIVQGMGGALLLPVGRLALLRSVPRDEFLQAISFVAIPGLIGPLIGPVLGGWLVETASWHWIFLINIPVGIIGVSFAAIYMKGDPLSELSKFDITGYALLAFGMVTFSMALDASYSFGIQRAGILLLTIFGLASLTAYWIHAARTPRPLFSPKIFSIPTLSIGLLGNLFSRLGSSSMPFLVPLFLQVNMGYSPFQAGLMMLPMAIAGIAIKRLVPILIYKLGYRVVLMTNTLLVGFAMCSFLFSQSGHTWWTISIQLLFFGAFNSLQFTAMNTLALKDLTEEYTSSGNTMLSMVQMLAMGMGVSCAATALEAFTDLFGSNHSEQMILAFRSTFVCMGLVTLSSSFIFWQLKKEDGKIVHLNEHLLD; encoded by the coding sequence ATGGCTTCAGATGAAAAGAATTCCAAAATTTTACTATGGTTAGTCGCTTGCGGCTTTTTCGTACAGACCCTCGACAGTACGATTGTCAATACTGCGATTCCTGCTATTGCAAGTAGCCTCGGGACCAGCCCTCTTAAAATGCAATCCGTTGTTGTAGTGTATTTACTTACGATGGCGATGATCATTCCTGCCTCTGGTTGGATCGCCGATAAATTCGGAACGAGACAGGTGTATATTGGAGCACTCTCTTTGTTTGTGATAGGCTCCTTATTCTGCGCGGCTTCTCAAAATCTTACCCACTTGGTGCTCGCGCGCATCGTACAAGGAATGGGAGGAGCACTTCTTCTTCCTGTTGGACGTTTGGCATTGCTTCGGTCCGTTCCGAGAGACGAATTCTTACAAGCGATTAGTTTCGTAGCAATTCCCGGCTTGATAGGTCCTTTGATCGGACCAGTCTTGGGTGGTTGGCTCGTAGAAACAGCTTCCTGGCATTGGATCTTCTTGATCAATATACCAGTAGGAATTATTGGAGTGAGTTTTGCCGCGATCTATATGAAAGGAGATCCTCTTTCGGAGCTTTCAAAATTCGATATAACCGGTTATGCGTTACTCGCTTTCGGTATGGTTACATTCTCTATGGCATTGGATGCAAGTTACAGCTTTGGGATCCAGAGAGCCGGAATTCTATTGCTTACCATTTTCGGATTAGCAAGCCTGACTGCCTATTGGATCCATGCTGCAAGGACACCACGACCTCTTTTTTCACCTAAGATCTTTTCTATTCCTACATTAAGTATAGGTCTTCTCGGCAATTTATTCTCCCGATTAGGAAGCTCGAGTATGCCCTTCTTAGTTCCACTTTTTTTGCAAGTGAATATGGGTTATTCCCCCTTCCAAGCAGGGCTTATGATGTTGCCGATGGCGATTGCCGGGATCGCAATCAAACGACTGGTTCCTATTTTGATCTATAAGTTAGGCTATAGAGTCGTGCTCATGACAAATACATTGTTAGTTGGATTTGCAATGTGTAGCTTTCTATTCAGCCAATCCGGTCATACTTGGTGGACTATTTCTATCCAATTGCTTTTCTTCGGAGCGTTCAATTCTTTGCAATTTACTGCAATGAATACTCTGGCTCTAAAAGATCTAACAGAAGAATATACAAGCAGTGGGAACACCATGCTTTCCATGGTTCAAATGCTGGCCATGGGAATGGGAGTGTCTTGTGCTGCAACTGCTTTAGAGGCTTTCACAGATCTGTTCGGAAGCAATCATTCCGAACAGATGATCTTAGCGTTTAGAAGTACCTTTGTCTGTATGGGACTGGTCACTCTTTCTTCTAGCTTTATCTTTTGGCAGCTTAAGAAGGAGGATGGAAAGATTGTACATCTAAATGAGCATTTGCTGGATTGA
- a CDS encoding histidine kinase N-terminal 7TM domain-containing protein, with protein MSLFVFLLLFSSALFFYYRSERNKLALAFALLTITIASWCLLVFLGGLPLPQGMRSFILDITLVPIIFLPLFNNYIIRNYTRPHDLIPIPMYFMVAHITAIIVFSALSVMGLVSPYYLDGDVVRYRGGLTYILLMLYIYVSTIWGLGRVVCNMVKGSYFVRLHSIYIFTGILLASIIAFTFLIALPSKEPSLSPLASFGMLAFLWFSWVPATKYRLFNVALTDFGQDFRNPRLSSIIITINRFLLNKMDPIAYKDICDQYEKLKLEEIERIQMSGLYDLIRKAGNPVKYIVTSSEKIVKTFFR; from the coding sequence TTGTCCCTGTTCGTCTTCTTGCTTCTGTTCAGTTCGGCCTTATTCTTCTATTATAGATCCGAGAGGAACAAGTTAGCGCTCGCTTTTGCCCTTTTAACGATCACAATCGCGTCCTGGTGTCTTTTGGTCTTCCTTGGTGGGCTGCCTTTGCCACAAGGAATGCGGTCCTTCATTTTGGACATCACTCTTGTTCCGATCATTTTCCTTCCTTTATTCAATAATTATATTATTCGAAACTATACAAGACCTCACGATCTAATTCCCATCCCCATGTATTTCATGGTGGCTCATATCACGGCAATTATTGTATTCTCAGCACTTTCCGTTATGGGCCTTGTATCTCCCTACTATTTGGATGGAGACGTTGTTCGGTATCGAGGCGGTTTGACTTATATCCTTTTGATGCTGTACATTTACGTCTCGACTATCTGGGGTTTGGGTAGAGTGGTATGCAATATGGTGAAGGGTAGTTATTTTGTTCGCCTTCATTCCATTTATATTTTTACTGGGATCCTTCTTGCGAGTATCATTGCATTTACCTTTTTGATCGCGCTACCTTCAAAGGAGCCTAGCTTAAGTCCTTTGGCATCCTTCGGTATGCTTGCATTTCTTTGGTTTAGTTGGGTTCCGGCTACAAAATACAGGCTGTTCAATGTTGCATTGACGGACTTCGGACAAGATTTTCGTAATCCTAGGCTTTCTTCTATTATCATTACGATCAATCGGTTTCTATTGAATAAGATGGATCCTATTGCATATAAGGATATATGCGACCAATATGAAAAATTGAAATTAGAAGAGATTGAACGGATCCAAATGTCCGGTCTATACGATTTGATCCGAAAGGCTGGAAATCCTGTGAAGTATATAGTTACTTCTTCGGAAAAGATCGTGAAAACATTCTTTCGTTAG